The DNA sequence ACTGCTCCGGGCTGACCTCGCAGGCGTGGCTGGCGGCGAAGCGCCCGATCCCGCGCACCTCGCAGGAGCAGTGGCGGCTGCTGCCGCGCATCGACATCCGGGACATGCGCCCCGGCGACCTGATCATTTACCACGCCGACGCCAGCCATGTCGGGATGTACGTCGGCGACGGCTCGATCGTCCACGCGCCGCGCCCCGGCCGTAACGTCACGCTGGCGGGCGCGGGCACGATGAAGATCCTCGGCGTGGTCCGCCCGGACAAGTAGGGCCGACCGCGCACGCGGGGCCGGGGCGTGTGTGCGGGACCGGGGCGTGTGCGGAGGGCCGGGGCGCGTACGGAGGACTGGGGCGCGTACGGAGGGCCGGGGCGCGTACGCAGGACCGACCGCGTACGCGGAACCGGGGCGCGTACGCGGGACCGAGGCACGTGCGCAGGACCGGACCGCTACGCAGGCCCGGGGCGCGTCGTAGGCAGGACCGGGGCGGCCCGGGCGGCGGGGACGCGACCCTGCGGCCCCGTGAGCGGGGCCACGTGACCGGGGCCACGCCCCCACTCGTGGGCGCGTGATGTTTGTCATGTGCGCTTCCCCGCCGTCAGGGTGGCCCGTCGCGCCGGATCCGTGCCGGGACGCGGCTTATGGCGGCACACACGGCGGGGGCCGGCCCCGTTGCGCCATTCCGTTCCCCCGTCGCGGACCGCTATCGTCCCCGACTGGCGGATCGTCGATCGTCGACCCGCCGCGCCCTCGGGGGGAGGGAAGGAAACTCGAACCGATGCCCGTACCCGTACCTCAGCAGCGATCCGTTCCCGCTGCGGAGACCTCGCACAGCGACCTCACCCTGCTGGTGATCGAGGACGACCCGGCGGGCACCACCATCACCGTCCCCGAACTCTCGGCAGCCGCCGGGACCCGGGTCCGTGTCCGTACCGCCCGCAACCTCACCGAGGCCGCGCGGCTGCTCACCGACGACGTCGACTGCATCCTGCTGGACCTGGCGCTGCCCCTCACGGGCGGCGGGACCGGCCCCGGCACGCCCCCCGTCGGCACAGGGACGGCCGACGCCGGGACGTCCGGCCACGGGATGTCCACCACCGGCGCGGCCGGCCGCGGTTCCCTGCCCGAGCCCGTCTCCGGGCGGGCCGACGAGCTGGCGGCCCTCACCCACGTACTCCGCATCGCACCGCTGCACGCGGTCCTCGCGCTGACCGCGCAGGACGACACGGAGCTGGCGGCCGAGGCGGTCCGGGTCGGGGCGCAGGACTACCTCTTCCGGGGCGAGCTGGACGCGCGCGTCCTCAGCCGCGCCATCCGGTATGCCGTGGAGCGCAAGCGCGCCGACATCGCCCAGCACCAGCTGACCGAGTCCCGGCTGCGCGCCCAGGAGAACGCGCGCCTGGAACGCGGCCTGCTCCCCACCCCGCTGCTGGACGGCTCCGGCCTGAGCTTCGCCGCCCGCTACCGCCCCGGCCGCAGCCGTGCCCTCCTCGGCGGCGACTTCTACGACGTCGTCCGCACCCCGGACGGCACGGTGCACGCGATGATCGGCGACGTCTGCGGGCACGGCCCGGACGAGGCGGCGCTCGGTGTCGAGCTGCGGATCGCCTGGCGGGCGCTGACCCTGGCCGGGCTGTGCGGGGACGAGCTGCTCTCCACGCTCCAGCAGGTGCTGGAGCACGAACGCCAGAGCGAGGAGATCTTCGCGACGCTCTGCACGGTGGACATCACGCCCGACGGGCGACGGGCCGGCCTCTGCCTGGCCGGGCATCCCGCACCGCTGCTCGCCCGCCACGGCCTGCCCGCCCGGCTGCTCCCGTACGAGGACGGCGGCCCGGCGCTGGGGCTGCTGCCGCGGGCCCGGTGGCCGCGCCGTCAGGTCGAGCTGGGCGGCGCCTGGAGCCTGATGCTGTACACGGACGGGCTCATCGAGGGGCGCGTGGGGACCGGCGGCAGCGAGCGGCTCGGCCAGGACGGCATGGTCGCGATGGTCAACAGCCGGCTGGAACAGGGGCTGGCGGGCGAGGAGCTGCTGGAGGCGGCGGTCGCCGAGGTGCGGGAGCTGAACGGCGGCGAACTGACCGACGACGTGGCGGTCCTGCTGCTGGGCCGCGATCCGGAGCGGATACGACGATGGGGCGGCAGCGCACCGCGCTCCCACCCCGCGTCCGTCGGCCGGCCGCCGTGCCCGCCCCCGAGGGCGGCGAGGGCTCAGCGCCCGCCGTTGTAGGGACCGTACGGGCCGTCGCTGCTGGAGCCGCCGCTGCGGCCACCGCCGCCGGAGACCGCCTTGAGCGCGGGACGCACGTCGACCATGAACACGATCGACGCGACCACGCCCGCGAGCTGCAGGAACAGCATCGGGATGAGCAGGTTCACGGCGACGGCGACGCCGAGGATCACCAGCCAGAAGGACTTCTTCTTCTTGTCGGCGGCACGGTAGGCGTCCTCACGGGCGGTCGCCGCGAAGACGAACGCGACCACGGCCAGCACCAGCATCGCCAGGTAGAGCAGCTGGAGGAGCGAGCCGAACGCTGAGAGCAACATGGTGTGTACCGCCTAGTAAGTGGAGGAGCGCCCTGCGGCCGGAAGGGCCAAGGTACCGGGACAACGAGCCGGCCACCCGTAAAGGTGCCCGCCCCGCGTCCCGGTCACGCGTCCCGCGTACCTCGGCCGGGAAGAACCCGTGGAACCCGTGGGGGTCACTTGTCGGCGGGCGGCGGGGTCTTCCTGGCCGCGGGCTTGCGCGGCGCGGGGGTCTTCTTCGCGGGCGCGGCCTTGGCATCGGCGGACTTCACCGGGGCGACGGGCTTGGCCTCGGCGGGAGCGGACTTCGACGCGGCGGGAGAGGCCTTCGTGGCGGCGGGCTTGGCGGCGGGCGCGGCCTTGGCCTCGGTCTTCGGCTCCGCGGTCTTGGGCTCCGCGGTCTTGGGCTCCGTGGTCTTGGGCTCCGTGGTCTTGGGCTCCGCCTCGATGACGGTGGCGATCTCGACGATCTCCTCCGCCGTCTCGCCGCGCCAGGTCCGTACGGTCTGCTCGCCGTGCTCGGCGACCTTCTCGTACGTCTCCCGGGCCCTGATCGCGTACTCGGCGGCGACGCCCACACTGCGGAGCGCCAGGTCCTGAGCGGTCTCGCCCAGCTTCTTCAGGTCGGCGGCGTCGAACGAGCCGAACACCTCGGTGACCTTCGCCTGCACGGTGGCCTGGGCCTCCTTGGCCTGCGTGGTCACCTTCTCCTGCACGGCCTTGGGGTCGGTGTTGCGTACGGCGTCGATCCGCTCGGGCGCCTCGGCCCGCAGCTGCTCGATCAGCGCCGGGACCTTGCGCGCCTGCTGCACGGCCAGGTCGGCCGTGCCGGCGGCGAAGTAGAGGGGGGTGGGGTCGGTGAGGGTCTTGCGCAGGTCATCGGTGATGGCCATGACTGTGGTCCTCCCGGATCATCAGAACCAGCTGTTCAGCTGTGAGGGTCTTGGT is a window from the Streptomyces sp. MMBL 11-1 genome containing:
- a CDS encoding DUF2516 family protein, with amino-acid sequence MLLSAFGSLLQLLYLAMLVLAVVAFVFAATAREDAYRAADKKKKSFWLVILGVAVAVNLLIPMLFLQLAGVVASIVFMVDVRPALKAVSGGGGRSGGSSSDGPYGPYNGGR
- a CDS encoding PP2C family protein-serine/threonine phosphatase, which translates into the protein MPVPVPQQRSVPAAETSHSDLTLLVIEDDPAGTTITVPELSAAAGTRVRVRTARNLTEAARLLTDDVDCILLDLALPLTGGGTGPGTPPVGTGTADAGTSGHGMSTTGAAGRGSLPEPVSGRADELAALTHVLRIAPLHAVLALTAQDDTELAAEAVRVGAQDYLFRGELDARVLSRAIRYAVERKRADIAQHQLTESRLRAQENARLERGLLPTPLLDGSGLSFAARYRPGRSRALLGGDFYDVVRTPDGTVHAMIGDVCGHGPDEAALGVELRIAWRALTLAGLCGDELLSTLQQVLEHERQSEEIFATLCTVDITPDGRRAGLCLAGHPAPLLARHGLPARLLPYEDGGPALGLLPRARWPRRQVELGGAWSLMLYTDGLIEGRVGTGGSERLGQDGMVAMVNSRLEQGLAGEELLEAAVAEVRELNGGELTDDVAVLLLGRDPERIRRWGGSAPRSHPASVGRPPCPPPRAARAQRPPL